The Triticum aestivum cultivar Chinese Spring unplaced genomic scaffold, IWGSC CS RefSeq v2.1 scaffold77316, whole genome shotgun sequence genome includes a region encoding these proteins:
- the LOC123172842 gene encoding exocyst complex component SEC8, whose amino-acid sequence MAPTGDAQHAASQLLGSIFECLVGILENHITVGELLEQKSSTDVDSVNTPHVANGDTSWNPDSEYSQPTGGFSVAFSLSVVQSECQQLLCEILRATPEAATADAAVQTARLANKDPVKEKRDGSEGLSFAFRVTDAAISAQNEGQGWRRNPAVPQEGYGTASIIPDQGIFLAASVYRPVFEFMNKIGLMLPRKYSQLG is encoded by the exons ATGGCACCCACAGGAGATGCTCAGCATGCAGCTAGTCAGCTTCTTGGTTCAATATTTGAGTGTCTAGTAGGCATACTTG AGAACCATATTACTGTTGGAGAGCTCCTTGAACAAAAATCATCAACTGACGTTGACAGTGTAAACACACCTCATGTGGCAAATGGGGACACAAGCTGGAATCCAGATTCTGAATACTCCCAACCTACTGGTGGTTTTAGTGTTGCATTCTCTCTGTCAGTTGTTCAG AGCGAGTGCCAGCAACTTCTGTGTGAAATTTTGCGGGCAACTCCAGAAGCTGCTACTGCAGATGCAGCTGTTCAGACAGCTAGGCTTGCAAATAAGGACCCAGTGAAGGAAAAGAG GGATGGATCAGAAGGCCTTTCTTTTGCTTTTCGCGTTACAGATGCAGCAATCTCTGCGCAAAATGAAG GTCAAGGATGGAGAAGAAACCCAGCTGTACCCCAAGAAGGGTATGGAACAGCAAGCATCATACCTGATCAAGGGATTTTCCTAGCTGCATCAGTTTACCGTCCTGTCTTTGAG TTTATGAATAAAATAGGATTGATGCTTCCTCGAAAGTACTCACAACTTGGGTAA